The Apium graveolens cultivar Ventura chromosome 11, ASM990537v1, whole genome shotgun sequence genome has a window encoding:
- the LOC141696109 gene encoding uncharacterized protein LOC141696109: MGGVSDNVDPNIVEKLLGMLDKNNELVKAFCMARNQFENEDLYEFKLVLISSQSSSGRPNHITPSDKVDAFIVSDDMDTGGFRSTVVKSKQEGVKRIYETDPHFMQFQYPLLFPWGTEGYHKRIPLISNKYSEIENLDDEDLDPDSTQRRHISLREYYCLMPHLAGHLWQQYVVDHKGDHDPMHVGKVVIPSASFTGSQRYMSQYFKDSLAICHVIGHPSLFLTMTCNSKWPEIQEMFKLLPNVDHVNAPDIVSHVFKLKLDQLLVLIKKKNYFGKCIGDMHVIEFQKRGLPHMHMLIWMSPESRPNSIEKVDQLVYAEIPYKNSDTIAYEAVKNYMMHVPCGLMVIPILTIVIFLFTGGVTLCHINLEICNSLRSLKYLFKYCLKGHDTATILLREKSNKSGSEQTARFMKNLDEVNNFLNGRYVYASEASWRIFGFDIHHRSPSVERLPIHLLGQKYLNFQSSANLENECNNVTSKKNELEAWFVANSEFPQAQNFTYSDFPTHFTWIKKTAKWKLRQRGDVVGRLTEVHATTVAHYL, translated from the exons ATGGGAGGTGTTTCTGACAATGTTGATCCAAATATTGTCGAGAAACTTTTAGGTATGTTAGACAAGAACAATGAGTTAGTCAAAGCTTTTTGCATGGCTCGGAATCAGTTTGAAAATGAAGATCTATATGAGTTTAAGTTAGTCCTCATATCATCTCAATCTTCTAGCGGTAGACCAAACCATATTACTCCATCTGataaagttgatgctttcattGTTAGTGATGATATGGATACCGGTGGTTTTAGAAGCACAGTTGTGAAATCCAAACAAGAAGGAGTGAAGAGGATATATGAAACAGATCCACATTTCATGCAGTTCCAATATCCACTACTGTTTCCTTGGGGAACCGAGGGTTATCATAAACGTATACCTCTGATAAGCAATAAATACTCTGAAATAGagaatttagatgatgaagaCCTTGATCCTGACTCAACACAGAGGCGACATATTTCACTAAGAGAGTATTATT GTTTAATGCCACACCTTGCTGGACATTTGTGGCAACAATACGTTGTGGATCA TAAAGGAGACCATGATCCAATGCATGTTGGAAAAGTTGTTATACCGTCTGCTTCATTCACTGGATCTCAACGATACATGTCTCAATACTTTAAGGATTCCTTGGCGATATGTCATGTAATTGGtcatccatccttatttctcacCATGACTTGCAACTCAAAGTGGCCAGAGATACAAGAAATGTTTAAATTGTTGCCCAATGTTGATCATGTTAATGCACCGGATATTGTTTCTCACGTGTTTAAACTGAAGCTTGATCAGCTATTAGTTTTGATTAAAAAGAAGAACTACTTTGGAAAGTGTATAGGAG ATATGCATGTAATTGAATTCCAGAAGCGTGGTTTGCCACACATGCATATGCTAATCTGGATGAGTCCTGAAAGCAGACCTAATTCTATTGAAAAGGTTGATCAGTTGGTTTATGCTGAAATACCATATAAGAATTCTGATACAATAGCATATGAAGCTGTTAAAAACTACATGATGCATGTACCATGTG GTTTAATGGTAATACCTATTTTAACGATTGTGATTTTCCTGTTTACCGGAGGAGTAACACTG TGTCATATAAATCTGGAAATTTGCAACAGTTTAAGATCGTTGAAATATCTCTTCAAGTACTGTTTGAAGGGTCATGACACTGCTACAATATTGTTGAGGGAGAAAAGTAACAAATCAGGGAGTGAACAAACTGCAAGATTCATGAAGAATTTGGATGAGGTAAATAATTTTCTTAATGGTAGATATGTTTATGCATCTGAGGCATCTTGGAGGATTTTTGGGTTTGACATTCACCATCGTTCCCCAAGTGTTGAACGCTTACCAATACATTTGCTCGGTCAGAAGTACTTGAATTTTCAGAGTTCTGCAAATTTGGAGAATGAGTGCAATAACGTGACTTCTAAAAAAAATGAACTAGAGGCTTGGTTTGTAGCTAACAGTGAATTTCCACAAGCTCAAAATTTTACGTATTCTGACTTTCCCACCCATTTTACATGGATAAAGAAAACTGCTAAATGGAAGCTTAGACAAAGAGGTGATGTGGTTGGGAGGTTAACAGAGGTTCATGCAACGACTG TTGCGCActatttgtaa